A single genomic interval of Stieleria maiorica harbors:
- a CDS encoding lipase family protein, whose product MESTMTLSKKTLLLCLAAVLAWLPTARAAERIDTTKQSSASKPVADTAQIDTIESSVQWSIDPRTGEVTTGSRSTGSGGTSTGTSDDEIATPVILPYDFFDAEDNGMSSLNSYFLSQLSMGVYSDALSGTAFRQDLIDRFTPQGIPADGIDVIMDAISGSEAAAFRIGNATVIAFRGTSAEGTLTPERDAEVDLLDVPIKVKLNDKECRVHQGFWESADAVFDWVAGHARSAHNAGRKVFLTGHSLGAARATVCAARLHYDENIPVQSLQTFGSPKVGDVQFRSILGDVGPDGIKLAEVTERFVVLGDPATTFPDKEAIWENWKTPTIIYYEHVGNTHNINPLTGTNSAHYEILFDSGEIFFVPTASQWIGFLSGAGDNEHMLYDDALLHEVINDPMYIEIKDLLIEYESVEQ is encoded by the coding sequence ATGGAATCGACAATGACCCTGTCCAAGAAAACGCTCTTGCTTTGTTTGGCCGCCGTCCTCGCCTGGCTGCCAACCGCCCGCGCCGCTGAACGGATTGACACGACCAAGCAGTCCAGTGCCAGTAAACCCGTTGCGGACACCGCCCAGATTGACACGATCGAGTCGTCGGTGCAGTGGAGCATCGATCCGCGAACCGGCGAAGTGACAACGGGAAGTCGCAGCACGGGGTCGGGAGGAACGTCGACCGGCACGTCTGACGACGAAATTGCGACGCCCGTCATCTTGCCCTACGACTTTTTCGACGCCGAAGACAACGGCATGTCGAGCTTGAATTCCTACTTTTTGTCCCAGCTCAGCATGGGTGTCTACAGCGATGCGCTCAGCGGAACGGCGTTTCGCCAAGATTTGATCGATCGGTTTACTCCGCAAGGGATCCCGGCCGACGGGATCGACGTGATCATGGATGCCATTTCGGGATCGGAGGCCGCCGCCTTTCGAATCGGCAACGCGACCGTCATCGCCTTTCGAGGCACCAGTGCCGAAGGAACGCTGACTCCCGAACGCGACGCGGAAGTCGATTTGCTCGATGTCCCGATCAAAGTCAAACTGAATGACAAAGAATGCCGCGTGCACCAGGGGTTCTGGGAAAGCGCCGATGCGGTTTTTGACTGGGTCGCTGGTCACGCCAGGAGCGCCCACAATGCCGGACGCAAGGTGTTCTTGACCGGCCACAGTCTCGGTGCGGCTCGTGCCACCGTCTGCGCGGCACGCTTGCACTATGACGAAAACATCCCCGTCCAAAGCCTACAGACCTTTGGTTCCCCCAAAGTCGGCGACGTCCAATTCCGATCGATCTTGGGTGACGTCGGCCCTGACGGGATCAAGTTGGCCGAAGTGACCGAGCGATTCGTCGTGCTCGGCGACCCGGCAACCACCTTTCCCGACAAAGAGGCAATCTGGGAAAACTGGAAAACCCCGACGATCATCTACTACGAGCACGTCGGCAACACCCACAACATCAATCCGCTGACCGGTACCAACAGTGCCCACTACGAGATTCTCTTTGACAGTGGAGAGATCTTCTTTGTTCCGACGGCCTCGCAATGGATCGGGTTCCTCAGCGGTGCGGGCGACAACGAGCACATGCTCTACGACGACGCCTTGCTGCACGAAGTGATCAATGACCCGATGTACATCGAGATCAAAGATCTCCTGATCGAGTACGAATCGGTCGAACAATGA
- a CDS encoding DMT family transporter: MSAERDLRSGDAWQGRGLIVLAAVMWSMSGFFAKAPWFDGWPEESRGALLAFFRSFFALIILAPLVRRVEFRWAMIPMTICFALMVWSFMSAMVYVSAASVIWLQYLSPAWVMLGAVTILKDRVGIADVRMFLFCIAGVALIVVMELRDGGHLWATLLAILSGITFAGVVLSMRSMSDVDSAWLITLNHAAAVILLFPWAWSTHQTIQASAYLALGAFGVIQMSIPYILFARGLRRVASAEASMLILIEPVLVPIWVYIAWRHHPSYDPPQWWTLVGGGMIFAGLAQRYLPAVLRNARRRNA, from the coding sequence GTGAGTGCCGAACGCGATTTGCGTTCTGGAGACGCGTGGCAAGGCAGGGGGCTGATCGTACTTGCGGCGGTGATGTGGAGTATGAGCGGCTTTTTTGCCAAGGCGCCGTGGTTTGACGGCTGGCCGGAAGAGTCTCGGGGGGCGCTGCTGGCGTTTTTCCGCAGTTTCTTTGCGCTGATCATTTTAGCGCCGCTGGTGCGCCGCGTGGAGTTTCGCTGGGCGATGATCCCGATGACGATCTGTTTCGCCCTGATGGTTTGGTCGTTCATGTCGGCGATGGTCTATGTGTCGGCGGCCAGCGTGATTTGGTTGCAGTACCTTTCTCCTGCCTGGGTGATGCTCGGTGCCGTGACGATCTTGAAGGATCGCGTTGGCATCGCTGATGTGCGGATGTTTCTGTTTTGTATTGCCGGTGTGGCGTTGATCGTTGTCATGGAACTGCGCGACGGAGGCCACCTGTGGGCGACGTTGCTGGCCATTCTTTCCGGGATCACGTTTGCCGGCGTGGTACTTTCTATGCGATCGATGAGCGATGTCGATTCGGCGTGGTTGATCACGCTCAACCATGCCGCGGCCGTGATCTTGTTGTTTCCCTGGGCTTGGTCGACCCACCAAACGATCCAGGCGTCTGCGTATTTGGCATTGGGAGCATTCGGCGTGATTCAAATGTCGATTCCGTACATCTTGTTTGCGCGTGGACTACGTCGGGTCGCCAGTGCCGAGGCGTCGATGTTGATCTTGATCGAACCCGTGCTGGTTCCGATTTGGGTTTACATCGCCTGGCGCCACCACCCTTCCTATGATCCGCCGCAGTGGTGGACGCTCGTCGGCGGTGGGATGATCTTCGCCGGCTTGGCACAACGATATCTTCCGGCGGTCCTCCGCAACGCCCGCCGCCGAAACGCCTGA
- a CDS encoding Na+/H+ antiporter NhaC family protein — MNDHPYGWLSLLPPLVAIVLAMVTKRAALSLLVGIFCGTLITTGGDPIAAVVDFCEVHLWPTLADPGKLRIFAFTLLMGAMIGVISRSGGMLGLIKLITPIAKTRRGGQLTTWLLGMVVFFDDYSNTVLLGGTLRPLCDRLKISRQKLAYIVDSTAAPMASLALLSTWIAVEIDYIAEGLGDIEGAEVSRAMELFIASIPYRFYAILALVMVPMLALTRRDFGPMLRAEHETIEAGSDGRSSHEGASADPLTEPAAETSWLVAVVPIAATLAVVIGLLYATGIASLQSGESDSLGEAPRLRDILGAADSSLALQYGALTGLATIALICLARRLLTLQQIREASWGGMKIVLPAIVILWTASALSRLTGGKSVEGQTGEQFEFQDHRLYTGQFVAETILSGASVSSTGDADSAASGSVPLVVRLLPTIVFLLAAALSFSTGTSFGTMGLLMPMTLTLTAPLVAALPGDVASSPDVLTHPLMLATIASVLSGAVFGDHCSPISDTTILSSQACGCDHMEHVLTQMPYAVTAGLIAMVAGTLPIGWGIGWGWLLLIQVGLLAAVVAILGRRIAAGEAIG; from the coding sequence TTGAATGATCATCCTTACGGCTGGCTCAGCCTGTTACCACCGCTGGTCGCGATCGTCTTGGCGATGGTCACCAAGCGGGCCGCATTGTCATTGCTGGTGGGGATTTTTTGCGGCACACTGATTACGACAGGCGGCGATCCGATCGCGGCGGTGGTGGATTTTTGCGAGGTTCATCTGTGGCCGACGCTGGCCGACCCGGGAAAACTGAGGATATTTGCCTTTACGCTGCTGATGGGGGCGATGATCGGTGTGATCAGCCGCAGCGGCGGAATGCTGGGCCTGATCAAGTTGATCACTCCGATCGCCAAGACACGGCGCGGCGGGCAATTGACGACATGGTTGTTGGGGATGGTGGTTTTCTTTGACGACTATTCCAACACCGTGCTGCTCGGCGGGACGTTGCGACCGCTTTGCGATCGGCTGAAAATCTCGCGTCAAAAACTGGCCTACATCGTCGATTCGACCGCTGCTCCGATGGCCAGCTTGGCGTTGTTGTCGACTTGGATTGCGGTCGAAATCGACTACATCGCCGAAGGGCTCGGTGACATCGAAGGGGCAGAGGTTTCGCGGGCGATGGAGTTGTTTATCGCCAGCATCCCGTATCGTTTTTATGCGATTCTTGCCCTGGTGATGGTGCCGATGTTGGCGCTGACCCGGCGGGATTTTGGGCCGATGTTGCGGGCCGAACACGAGACAATAGAGGCTGGATCCGATGGGCGATCGTCTCACGAGGGGGCGAGCGCGGATCCGTTGACGGAACCGGCCGCGGAAACGTCGTGGTTGGTTGCCGTCGTGCCGATTGCGGCGACTTTGGCGGTCGTGATCGGGCTGCTTTATGCGACGGGCATCGCGTCGCTGCAATCGGGAGAGAGCGATTCGTTGGGCGAGGCCCCACGTTTACGCGACATCCTGGGCGCCGCCGATTCAAGTTTGGCACTGCAGTACGGCGCATTGACCGGACTGGCGACCATCGCGTTGATCTGTCTGGCGCGGCGGCTGTTGACGCTGCAACAAATTCGTGAAGCGAGCTGGGGCGGCATGAAGATCGTTCTTCCGGCGATCGTGATCCTGTGGACCGCGTCGGCGCTCTCGCGCCTGACAGGCGGCAAGTCGGTCGAGGGCCAAACCGGCGAACAATTCGAGTTTCAAGACCACCGGTTGTACACCGGGCAGTTTGTCGCCGAGACGATCTTGTCTGGCGCGAGCGTGTCGTCGACGGGGGACGCGGATTCAGCGGCTTCCGGTTCGGTGCCGCTGGTCGTTCGGTTGTTGCCAACCATCGTGTTCTTGTTGGCCGCAGCGCTCTCGTTTTCCACCGGCACGAGTTTTGGGACGATGGGGCTGCTGATGCCGATGACGTTGACGTTGACCGCTCCGCTGGTGGCGGCGCTTCCAGGCGACGTGGCATCATCGCCGGATGTCTTGACGCACCCGTTGATGTTGGCGACGATCGCAAGTGTGCTTTCCGGGGCGGTGTTCGGAGACCACTGTTCGCCGATCTCGGACACCACGATCTTGTCGTCACAAGCTTGCGGCTGCGACCACATGGAACACGTGCTGACGCAAATGCCCTATGCCGTCACGGCGGGCTTGATCGCGATGGTGGCCGGAACGCTGCCGATCGGCTGGGGCATCGGTTGGGGATGGTTGCTACTAATCCAAGTGGGACTGCTGGCCGCAGTGGTCGCGATCCTCGGGCGGCGGATCGCCGCCGGTGAGGCAATTGGGTGA
- a CDS encoding DUF1592 domain-containing protein gives MANRFSLLPVRNRTVSVCCSGLLVWFVALFCENIRADETATTPKDATGESLEHAAAPALELFLTEYCLDCHSEDAPEADLDLSLLPDHSLESHDEIWERVLGELMSRRMPPPDAYRPSEQDYQKASNRLVQALAAVAAKHPKPGRTDTFRRLNRFEYQNAIRDLLALDVDAEAMLPADESSHGFDNVTVADLPPTLVSRYINAARTISRLAIAQPSDQLEGHTYRMPADVTQEQHVVGLPPGTRGGMLIHHTFPRSGVYEVQVHLARDRNEHVEGLNGKYQMEFLLDRDRVADFELVPPKAKSRYFFDDSRLKARIDVTAGPHDFGVTFVKNKSSLIETKRQPLNVHFNSHRHPRQTPAVFQVSITGPYVDADTSAATQTAPDTPSRRRVFTCYPSTSAQNESCAEQILSRLARLAYRRAVDHTDIAPLMEFYRDGEAAGGFEAGIERALASLLVSPRFLFRIERDPEGLDAGEVYPISDIELASRLSFFLWSSLPDDELLTVVEQGKLRDPEILRQQMLRMLSDRRAEALVTNFANQWLHLRNLESKTPDARLYPDFDDNLRQAMRRETELLFQSVVDEDRSVLDLLRADYTYLNERLAKHYGIPHVYGSRFRRVNLSSDDHRGGLLRHGSILTVTSYATRTSPVIRGNWVLENLLATPTPPPPPNVPSLEEEVIGADLPIRQRLAKHRSNAACASCHVIIDPIGFSLENYDAVGRWRDTEFGVPVDAEGALPSGDSFHGVTGLEAAVLQRPELFATAMTEKLITYALGRGVTTSDGPAIREIVRRAGQDQYRFSALIWEIINSPAFQMRTFR, from the coding sequence ATGGCGAACCGATTCTCGCTCCTTCCCGTCAGAAATCGCACCGTCTCGGTTTGTTGCTCCGGCTTGCTCGTTTGGTTTGTGGCACTTTTCTGCGAAAACATCCGCGCCGACGAGACCGCGACGACGCCCAAGGACGCGACCGGCGAGTCGCTTGAGCATGCGGCCGCCCCGGCGTTGGAGTTGTTTTTAACCGAGTACTGTTTGGACTGTCACAGCGAGGATGCTCCGGAGGCAGACTTGGACCTTTCGCTTTTGCCCGACCACAGCCTGGAATCGCATGATGAAATCTGGGAACGTGTGCTCGGCGAGTTGATGTCACGGCGGATGCCACCGCCGGACGCCTACCGCCCCTCGGAACAGGACTATCAAAAAGCGAGCAACCGACTGGTCCAAGCGTTAGCGGCCGTCGCGGCAAAACATCCCAAGCCGGGTCGCACGGATACGTTCCGGCGATTGAACCGGTTTGAATATCAGAATGCGATCCGAGATCTGCTGGCGCTCGACGTCGACGCCGAAGCGATGTTGCCGGCCGATGAATCCAGCCATGGGTTCGACAACGTCACGGTCGCAGACCTGCCGCCGACGTTGGTCTCGCGTTACATCAACGCGGCACGAACCATCAGCCGACTTGCGATCGCCCAGCCATCGGATCAATTGGAAGGGCACACGTACCGCATGCCCGCCGATGTGACTCAAGAGCAACACGTGGTCGGATTGCCGCCGGGAACCCGCGGCGGCATGTTGATTCACCACACCTTCCCACGCTCCGGTGTCTACGAAGTGCAAGTCCACTTGGCACGCGATCGCAACGAGCATGTCGAAGGTTTGAACGGTAAGTACCAAATGGAGTTTCTGTTGGATCGGGATCGCGTCGCCGATTTCGAACTCGTCCCGCCGAAGGCCAAGAGTCGCTACTTTTTCGATGACAGCCGGTTGAAGGCACGGATCGATGTGACCGCCGGCCCTCACGACTTCGGTGTCACCTTCGTTAAAAACAAGTCGTCGCTGATCGAAACCAAACGCCAACCATTGAATGTGCATTTCAATTCGCACCGGCATCCGCGACAGACCCCCGCGGTGTTTCAAGTGTCGATCACCGGTCCGTACGTCGATGCCGATACGTCAGCCGCGACGCAAACCGCCCCGGACACGCCCAGCCGACGTCGCGTGTTTACCTGCTATCCGTCGACGTCCGCGCAGAACGAATCTTGTGCCGAACAAATCCTCTCGCGTCTGGCCCGACTTGCCTATCGACGCGCCGTCGACCACACGGACATCGCCCCGCTGATGGAGTTCTATCGCGATGGCGAGGCCGCAGGTGGATTCGAGGCAGGGATCGAACGGGCGCTGGCGTCGCTGTTGGTCAGCCCCAGGTTCCTGTTCCGCATCGAACGAGACCCCGAAGGCCTGGACGCCGGCGAAGTCTATCCGATCAGCGACATCGAACTGGCATCACGGTTGTCGTTCTTCCTGTGGAGCAGCCTACCCGACGACGAATTGCTGACGGTCGTCGAACAAGGCAAGCTGCGGGATCCCGAAATCTTGCGCCAGCAGATGCTGCGGATGCTCAGCGACCGCCGTGCCGAAGCGCTGGTGACCAACTTCGCCAACCAGTGGCTGCATCTGCGAAACCTGGAAAGCAAAACGCCCGACGCCCGACTGTATCCCGACTTCGACGACAACCTCCGCCAAGCGATGCGGCGTGAAACGGAATTGCTGTTCCAAAGCGTGGTCGACGAAGACCGCAGCGTTCTGGACTTGTTGCGAGCCGATTACACGTACCTGAACGAACGCTTGGCCAAACATTACGGCATCCCGCATGTTTATGGCAGCCGGTTTCGTCGCGTCAACCTTTCCAGTGATGACCATCGTGGCGGATTGTTACGGCACGGAAGCATCTTGACGGTGACCTCCTATGCGACGCGAACCTCGCCCGTGATCCGCGGCAACTGGGTCCTGGAAAATTTGCTCGCCACGCCAACTCCGCCGCCACCGCCGAACGTTCCGTCGCTGGAAGAGGAGGTGATCGGGGCGGACCTTCCGATCCGCCAGCGGCTCGCCAAACACCGCTCCAACGCCGCCTGCGCCAGCTGTCACGTGATCATCGACCCGATCGGATTTTCGTTGGAAAACTATGATGCGGTCGGACGATGGCGAGACACCGAATTCGGTGTTCCGGTTGATGCCGAGGGCGCGTTGCCCAGCGGCGACAGTTTCCATGGCGTGACGGGATTAGAGGCCGCCGTATTGCAGCGGCCCGAATTGTTCGCCACGGCGATGACCGAAAAACTGATCACCTATGCGCTCGGTCGCGGCGTCACTACCTCCGACGGCCCCGCGATTCGCGAAATCGTGCGTCGTGCTGGACAAGATCAATATCGTTTTTCTGCGTTGATTTGGGAAATCATCAACAGCCCGGCTTTTCAAATGAGGACCTTCCGGTGA
- a CDS encoding DUF1552 domain-containing protein, producing MNLIRKKALSRRTVLRGLGGAVALPLLDAMVPAATASESTAAAPVRRLGYVFMPMGCDLSRWKPPGETTLGELPPILQSLEPVRRQVTVISNLELANAYPGSHATSNSAFLSAAKAKHTEGTDYYLGTTADQLAAKQIGQSTQLPSMELSMDLMQTVGQCDNGYACVYQNNLSWSSPTTPLPSEAHPRIVFESMFGAGGTAAQRRAERNQKASLLDWMSEDIARLNREVGPSDRVRISQYLDSVREVERRIQQSEAAAKDNELPDLDRPMGVPASYADHARLMFDLQVLALQADITRVITFQLARETSNRSYPELGVPESHHPLSHHGNDEQKIAKMAKINAFHVSLFAYFLEKLQQTSDGNGSLLDHSLLLYGSGMGNPNVHDHSDLPIIVAGGAAGGMQGGRHIQYDRPTPLANLHLTLLDKVGVKLDKFADSEGPVDELFEPLSV from the coding sequence GTGAATCTGATTCGAAAGAAAGCTCTCTCACGTCGAACGGTGCTACGCGGCCTCGGCGGCGCCGTCGCGCTACCGCTGCTCGATGCGATGGTACCGGCAGCAACCGCATCGGAATCCACCGCCGCGGCGCCGGTTCGACGGCTCGGTTATGTCTTCATGCCGATGGGCTGTGACCTGTCGCGATGGAAACCGCCCGGCGAAACCACGCTGGGTGAATTGCCGCCGATCCTGCAGTCGCTCGAGCCCGTGCGCCGACAAGTCACGGTGATCAGCAACTTGGAGCTTGCTAACGCTTACCCGGGTTCGCACGCAACGTCCAATTCCGCGTTCTTGAGCGCCGCCAAGGCGAAGCACACCGAAGGCACCGATTACTACTTGGGCACGACCGCCGATCAACTCGCGGCCAAGCAGATCGGTCAATCGACGCAGCTGCCTTCGATGGAATTGTCGATGGATCTGATGCAAACTGTCGGCCAGTGCGACAACGGCTATGCCTGCGTTTACCAAAACAACCTGTCCTGGTCATCACCCACGACACCGCTGCCGTCCGAAGCACATCCGCGGATCGTGTTCGAGAGCATGTTCGGGGCGGGCGGAACGGCAGCCCAGCGGCGGGCCGAACGCAATCAAAAGGCGAGTCTGTTGGATTGGATGTCCGAGGACATCGCGCGGCTGAATCGCGAAGTCGGTCCGTCGGATCGCGTCAGGATCAGCCAATACTTGGATTCGGTGCGCGAAGTCGAGCGGCGGATTCAACAATCCGAAGCCGCTGCGAAGGACAACGAGTTGCCGGACCTGGATCGGCCGATGGGCGTCCCTGCCTCCTACGCCGACCACGCACGACTGATGTTCGACTTGCAGGTTTTAGCATTGCAAGCCGACATCACACGCGTGATCACATTCCAGTTGGCCCGGGAAACGAGCAACCGTAGTTATCCCGAATTGGGCGTTCCCGAATCGCATCACCCGCTGTCGCACCACGGCAACGACGAACAGAAGATCGCAAAAATGGCAAAGATCAATGCGTTTCATGTCTCGCTGTTCGCGTACTTCCTGGAAAAACTTCAGCAAACGTCCGACGGAAACGGGTCGCTGTTGGATCATTCCCTGTTGCTTTACGGCAGCGGCATGGGCAACCCGAACGTCCACGACCACTCGGACCTGCCGATCATCGTCGCCGGTGGTGCCGCCGGTGGCATGCAGGGAGGGAGGC